The DNA sequence TGGGTGACAGCATTTATTCCTGAGACCAAAATATCCAGTTGACCATCCTGTTGGATATCTCCCCAAGAGACCTTGCCCTGAACTTGTCCTAGTTCCTGAACCAAGCTAAACCTTCCTGTGCCGTCATTCCGATATACCCCTGTGAATCCCGTGCCATTCACGTCACGGCCACTGATGGCTACATCCAGTCCATTGGATTGGAAGAAGTCATAGTCGCCAAAAGCGACACTACCACCGGCAATTTGGGCAAAATCCGTAGAAGCCTGACCATCAATCTCCAATACTCCATCCACATTTCGGTAAATCAGAACAACTGGCTCTTCCTGATCTGTCACGCCAGAAATCAGCAAGTCCTCATCTCCATCTCGGTCGTAATCCCCCCAATCCGAGGCCGCATTCTTAATATCCACCAAGACCTCGTCATTCACAAGATCTTCCACAAACTCCGTCCCGGTATTTTCGAACAACTTGGAAATCGGACCTTGGCTGTTACCCTGAATACCGGCGATGAACATATCTACATCTCCATCACGGTCATAATCAGAGAAACTTACCGTCGAAAAACCAACACCGGGCAATCCTGCCGACCAAGTGGCTGACTCAGACAATTGCCCATTGTCATTGATCAGGACCTTGGTTTCGTACATGGCGAATCCGGCCTTACCTGTAACGACAAGGTCCAAATCGCCATCTTGGTCCAGATCCACAAACTCCGCCGTTCCATCTTCCAAACTCGTTGGCACACTTCCAGAGAAGGCAGTTTGGGTAATATCTTCAAATGCAGGAGGCGTAAAGTCAAATGATGCAGTGGCGAATTCTGATCCTTCAAAATCTTGATCCACAAGCTGAACCCCCCAGTAATAGGTCAAGCCCTCCTGAAGGCCTTGCACCTCCCATTGGGTTCGATTGCCGATCGCACCTGCCTCAGCCACATACCTCCTTCCGGAGTAAGTCCCACTGAGTGAAGCCTCAATGGGGATAATATTCGCTTCGTCAGGCGCAGTCCCAAGGAAAAGGTTGTAGGTCATTCCCTGAGCTAGTACTGAATCAATTCCAGCTGGTGGCTCCCATTCAAGTCTCAAAGTAGATCCTTCCAAGACGTAGGATAGATTTTCAGGCTGCCCATAACGGACATTGGAAGAGATCTCGTCATTTCGATAGACCCTCAGGACCTTGGAGGAAGCATCAACTCCTGTTCGTCCTGCCAATGCCACATCGAGTTTCCCATCTTGATCCAGGTCTCCCCAAGCCGCAGCACTACCAGTCCCAACCGGTGCGAGTGCCCCTACAAGGGTATCAGCCTCAAATTCGCCATTCTGTTGATTGAGGTAAATGGCAGTCTGGGGAAGCCCCGCGCCATCTTTTCCTGTCAACAATATATCGGGATAGCCATCATCGTTGTAGTCTCCCCATTTCACATTGCCGAACTCCACCTCTTCCAATGGCGAGGACAGTGCCAAGGCCTCAAATTCAATGGCCTCTTGATCCAGTCGCTGGAAGATTTGGGTAAATGGTGCAGCACCATCGGCAGTGCCCGAAGCAATCAGATCTTGCCAACCGTCATTGTTGAAGTCGGCCATATCGAGTGACAGGGAAATCGGATTGAAATCATTGGGGAAAGCATCATCGATCCATGTGAATGAGCCATTGCCCTCATTTTGGTAAAGCCAAGCACTTTTCGTCCCGTCTACAGCTTCTCCTGCCAGAACCAGATCCTGATACCCATCTTGGTTGAAATCCCCCCAAATGACATCCCCCTGAGCCAATACCGTGAAGGAATTAGCGGTTGCGGTGAAATTGGCCTGACCATCATTTTCATACAGAATGGTGACTGCATTGGATTGGGCATTCTCTCCGCAAATCAGGAAGTCGATATCGCCGTCATTATCGTAATCGGCGGTGGCTACTTTGCCCATCAACAACGATTCGATGCCCGCAGACTTGGCCACAAACTGACCGTTTTGATTAAGGAACACATCAGCGAAAGCGCCATTGGGATCGGTTCCGACCATGACGACATCCATATCTCCATCTAGGTCGAAATCTTCCCATTCGGCATCCCCGGAATGAATATTGGCAAGACCGCCTGCAACGGGTAAGGAAACGAATCCTCTGCCACCTTGATTGGATAGCAGTTGAGTGAGAGGGGAGCCATCCTCGGCCTGCCCCATCACCAGCATATCCAAAAATCCATCTCGGTCTATATCGGCCAGCTTGAGGGTTGCAAGATCCACTCCCGTCATGGCTGAATCCAACCAGATCGTAGAGACATCGGTCAAGTTGCCCGGCTCATACTCAAAGGATTGCCAAGGTGCGAAAGGGGAACCTTCATAGTCTGCATCTATCACCTGCACCGTCCAAAAATAGGTACCAGCGGCAAGTCCCATAACTCGATGAGAAGGTCTCGGCCCGACATTCCCTGAGGATACTACTTTCCTGTATCCGGCATCTGGCCCAGCGATCACACTCAGCGGGGTGATTTCCTGCGTTCCTCCCAAACTGGTGCCAATGACCACATTGTAGCTCACACCTGCTGGCATAATGGCTGGAGGGTCCCAACTCAACACGACGGAATCGGCATCGGGGACAGCATCGAGATTCGCGGGAATATCAGCAGTTTGATTAGGCGTCAGGTCACGGTTGAGGTATACCTTCAAGCTTCTGTTGGTGGTGGCCATCCATCCCGCCAACGCGACATCGATCTTGCCATCTTCGTCGAGATCGCCAAGGGCCAATCGAGCGCCCGTATCGGCAGGGTCCATAGCCAATGACGTCGCATCATCCATCTCGAAATTCCCAGCACCATCGTTGAGATGCACCTCAACCGCTCTACCTGCTGAACCAGGACGACCCGCGAGGATGATATCCGGATATGAATCGTCATTGATATCTGCCCAAACGGCCTCCCCAAATGATATGCCCGTGAGCCCTGTTCCAAATACCTGCTGGAACGTACCGTTTTGGGCCTGGTATTCATACACTTGTGAGACAGCAGTAAGACCTCCTGTCTCCCCTGAAAGCAACAAATCAAGGTCACCATCCAGATCGAAATCCGCCCAGTCCAAGCTACCGTTAGAGCAAGCATTGATATTCGCGGCGGAAGCATTCAATTCCTCAAAACCCCCAAAAATCCCAAGGTTCCGGTAGATTTTGGCGATTCGAAGACTCCCGTTTTTTCCTGTTAAGGCAAGGTCCTGATCCCCATCTGCATCGAAGTCGCCCCAAGCAACGGCAGAATTGCTGACAGCGGGAAAATCAAACAGGGTATCCATGACAAAACCAGATTCCTCCTGACGGTAAAGTCCAGAGAAGGCGCCATTACCATTCAGGCCTGTAATCATTACATCCAGATCCCCATCATTGTCATAATCCGCCCAAGCTGCATCTCCTTCGGACAATTCCGGGAACACATCTCCTCGGGCATCGGACACGAATCTTCCAGTCCCGGTATTTCGGTACAGATAGGTCTGCTTGTTGCCTGCGCCATCTTCTCCCATGACCAATACATCTGCGTCATTGTCTTGGTCAAAGTCGGCCCATGCCATGGAAGAAAACTTGAGGCTATCTATATCGGTCGATGACACCAAATCAGCCTGAAGGACACCTTGGGTATTGCGGTAAATTCTGGTGGAAAGATTGCCCAATCCGCGTTCGCCCAAAATGACCAAATCCAGATCGGAGTCATTGTCATAATCCACCCAATCGGCATCCCCGGAAGCAATCCCGAATCCATTTTGACTTGGGATGACCAAATGATTGGCATCAACAAATTTTGGAGCCACATAGGTGAACGTCGCCTCACTGGAAAACGGAGATCCCTCGTAATCCGAATCGACAGATTGGATCCGCCAGAAATAGGTTCCAGAAGGAAGATCGTGAAGCTTCCAGCTTGAAGCTTGGCCCAAGCCGCCATTTCTTACGATCGTCCTCTGTCCGGAGGTCAAATCTGCATGGGCGGGAGAAACATCCGACAAACCCGATGCCGTCCCCAAAGCCAATTCGTAGGAATTGCCCTGAGCATTCACTGGTGGAGTCCAGAATAGGGTCACGGTATCTGCATCGATCACGCTCACAAGTCCAGTAGGTGGCTGAGGCGTCTCGTTGCTGACGGTATCGATATTCCGGTAGGCAAACAATTGATAATCGGGATTGGAAAGGTCTGCATTTCCCAAACTCGCCAGATCCAGCTTGCCATTCCCGTCAAAGTCTCCAAGCGCCAAGCTGACTTGATGCAGGGGAACCAATGGCAATGATGCGATGTCTTTTTCTACAAAGCCTGCACCATTGTTCTGAAAAACTCGATGCACCAAGCTATTGCCCTCTGCCCCGGAAATGACGATATCCGGAAGTTTGTCGCCATTGAGATCTCCCCAGCGCGCATCTCCATCCTTGACTTGTGGGAGGAAGGTGGTAAGTCTCGTGAATTGAGTGGTGCCTCCATTGTTTCGGAGTACATGTGCCACACCGTTTCCAGCGGAATCAGTACCCGTGATCAATAGATCAGGATACCCATCCGCATTGTAATCGGCCCAATCCATGGTGGCATTGATGAGGTTGGGAAGGCCTGTGAGCGGCAATAGATCGAACGTCTTGTTGCCTGTATTCCGGTACATACGAGAAACAGTTGTTCCCCCTGCGCCCTCGCCGGAAAGTAGGAAGTCCAAATGACCATCCTTGTTGTAATCCACCCAACTGGCTTCACTTCGCTTGACCGGGGCACTGACCACTTCGAGGACTTCGAATTGGCCATTGCCGACATTTTCATAAATCTTGGCAAAGGTTCCTGCACCCGGATCACCTGTCAGCAGGAGATCCAAATCCCCATCATAATCCATATCTCCCCAAGTCGCGCTCCCGTTGTACAGGGAATCGAATCCAGCCTGGACTTCAGCAAATTGGAAGTTTCCGAGATTTTCAAACAACCAAGTTCCTGTTTGCCCATTGTCCGTTTTTCCCAATATGATCAAGTCCAAGTCCCCATCAGCATCAAAATCGCCAAATTCTGAATCTCCCTGAAATAGGTCCGGGAAATTGGCAGGCGTCTGATCTTGGAACTGGCCATTTGGCTGATTTTGGAAAAGGTGGGTTTCTGCCCCGTTATCACCCAACCCGAAGGTCAGTAGATCAAGTCTTCCGTCAAGATCAACGTCAGCCCATTCGACATGGCCTTCAGCGAGCCCCACATTATTGCCCGGAAAAACCAGGGCAGTGGCGGATTCAAAGGTTGGAAATTCAAATGTGAAGATCTCTTCGCTCGCAAAAGGAGATCCTTCGAAGTCGGCATCGATCGCCTGAACCGACCAATAATAGGTTCCTTCATCCAGATCCTTAATCAGGAGCGATGTGGTATCGGAGACAATCCCCCTGTGAACCATTCTGCGTTCACCATCGGACAATCTCGCCTCCGGTGATTGGACATTCACCCCAGAAGGTGTCGATCCAATGTAGATATTGTAGGAAAGTCCCGGTGTAATCGCAGCAGGCAAATTCGCAGGTGCGTCCCAAGACAATCTCACATCAAACCCATCTATCTGGCTCTCCAATCCTGTCGGTGCGGCAGGTGTAGTGGGAACTGAAGGCTCGATATTGGCCATAAGGGCAAAAGATGCAAGTCCTTCAACCGACCCGGCAACAGCCAGATCCAGTTTGCCATTTTGATTGAGGTCTCCCCATGCCACAGCGCCATCAGGTCCGACTTGCGGAAATCCTTGGGTGGCGGTAGATTTCTCTACAAAGGTGCTGCCGAGTTGGTCATATTCATACAATCTCACCGATTGGGTAGCCGGAACCACTGCATCTTGCCCAGCAGCAATCAAGTCTGGATATCCATCATTGTTGTAATCACCCCAGCCGAGAGTTCCTCCTTTTATCGGGGTAAATGGAGCTCCTGTAGCTACAAATGCACCGCTTTGGTTATTGCGGTAGATCCCTCCCAGGAAATTGTTGCCGGAATTGTTAGATCCACTAATCGCCAAATCGATCCATCCATCCGCATTGAAATCTCCGAATTCCACGGAGCCCTCCTTGACATCCGGTACAGCGCCATCGGCGATAAGCTTAAATCCGCCCTCCTTGTCGGATTGATAGAGGAAGGTATTGGCATTGCCGGTGCTCGTTTCTCCCAAGAGGACCAAATCGACATGGCCATCCTGATTGAAGTCTCCTGCATCCGCATCTGAAAGTGTCAATCCGGGAAGTACGCCCACCAATACTTCGGTGAAGGAGGCATTCCCATCATTTTCCATCAATCGGGTGATTCCTTGTCCTGTACCATTTTCGCCTCCAAACAGGACGTCCTCATCCCCATCTTGATCGTAATCCAACCAAATCCCAAATCCTTTGGTAACTCCCGTCAAAGAAACCTTATTGGAAGCGGAGAATGAACCTCCGTTGTTGAGGTAGATGTCTGTCTCGACAGTCGTTTGTGTAGAACCCGTCACCAATAGGTCCAAGGTCCCATCGTTATTGGCGTCCGCCCAAGCCACGCTTCCATCGAAGACATCCGTAATCTGGGCAGAGTTCAATTGGTCCACAATGAAGGTATTCATCGCGGGGTCGTAGATATACAAATTGGACACCGGTGTTCCGACCTGATCGCGACCAATGGCAATCAAATCCAGATATCCATCCCCGGAGTAATCACCATAGGCGAGATCTGCATCAATCAAAGCTATCGGACTGATCAGCGGAAACAGCGCAATCGTGGAGTCGATGAAAACAGGGTCTTCATACAGGAAGGTCTCAAAATTCGGGAAATCAGATCCTTCATAGTCCTGATCAATGGCCTGTACGGTCCATTGGTAAGTCCCCGGTGTCAGACCTGATATCAAGATCTTGGTATTGTTGCTCTCTCGTCCAGGTCCCACAAGCCGATGAAATCCATCCGTGAGATTCGAGGTGGGAGTCCGGTAAATATTGGTACCAGCCAAATTGCGGATGTACACAGCGTAGGAATATCCTCCCGTAATCAGGGAATCAAGGCCTGCAGGTGCATATGGTGCGTCCCAACTCAATTCCACATCAAATCCCTTGAGCGTAGCTGCAAGATTCAGCGGAACATTGGGGCTCGCATTGGGAGTTGCTGAGGTATTGCGAAAAAGCTTAAAGAGTTGTGTGGAGGAGTTAATGGAACCGGACATCATGATATCCAGAATCTGGTCTCCATCGAAATCGCCAAAAGCGGCATTTGAAGGCCCCATATCCGTCAACTTCACCGAGGAAGAATCATCCCGTACGAAGGTGGTGTTGAAGGGAGAAGCTACCGAAGTGATATCTGCCAAATTGGAATAGAGGTCCGTCACTGGACCGTTGTCGGTTTCCCCGGTGACCAGCAAGTCTGCAAATCCATCGTCATTGTAATCTCCCCATGAAACCCGTCCATTCTTGACAGATTCTAGCGGTGCGAATGCCGTGGAAAGTTGGAAGAACTGGCTACTTCCGGGATCAAACATCAAGATCCGAGTGAGAGCGTTGGAGAATTGGTTTTCGCCGGACATGGCCAGATCGAGATAGCCATCGTTATTTGCATCTCCCCAAGCCAAACTAGCCGCCTGAACCCCTGCAGCAATCGGAACAGATAGCTCAAGAAATGTCCCGTCTTGCTGATTTTGGTAAATGCGGGTTACGGGCAATCCCAAGCTGGTGGAATACCCTGAGATTGCAAGATCCGGGAATCCGTCCTTGTCATAATCCCCGAATGCCACAGCAGAATTCCGGACATCGATCAGGTCTGCACTTACGACCGCATCCTCCACAAATGAAACCGTCCCCGTCTGGATGTACTGGTTGGCAAAAAGCTTGGTGGTGGCTTGATTGATGGAATTATTTCCAGTAAGGAGGATATCCAGATCCCCATCATTGTCGTAGTCGCCCACGCCAATCGCACCGGAAGCGACATTACCCAAGCCTGTCCCTGTCAGTTGGGAAAAGGTTCCGCTACCTGTGTTTAGGTGAAGGGAGGTTGACTCATCCCCATTGATATCCAAACCGATCATAACCAGATCAGGCTGGTTGTCCATATTGAAGTCGCCCCATGCGAGGTCTGCACTGAATAGCGCAGGGAAATTCACACTAGGGTTCAATGCAAAATTACCTCCGCCCGCATTGGTGTAGAGTGAGGTACGAATATCGATGAATGGCGAAAAGCTCGCAGCTCCATTCATGATGAAGTCCATGTCTCCATCTACATCGTAATCCACCCATTCCATAGAGCCACTTGCCAATCCTGC is a window from the Pontibacter sp. G13 genome containing:
- a CDS encoding FG-GAP-like repeat-containing protein; translation: MQTFQSVACRHLLNMTLFPPNQIWLRALMLAFWAGWGCFGPFSGTAQIFSDQTNSMFSGLAPTGRSESTVAWGDFDADGYLDFAVAGEIGVNTVETRIYRFIPGTGQFLQFAGASTLPNVRNAGLAWGDYDLDGDLDLLISGETVGGSAYFTGVFKYNTFTNSFSQDLTASPAFIQVNQSAVAWGDIDNDGDLDAVISGADNSGVHLRIYRNDGGSVFQLQASLQGVSNASLALGDYDNDQDLDLLVTGTSSTGQRLTRLYRNSNGFFSDIITTLPNVHLGSVAWADYDLDGDIDILISGEGISGLVAEVYRNDGTLSGLQTFTAISAGLTGVRDGEAVWGDINADGYSDIVLTGQDGASAASAKTEVYLNNQMGGFTFLSQASTDLQDVNTGASVQLADYNSDDLLDVVLVGYNPAFSTSVARLYRNDGAFTPFVNPTAPQNLAALQTGNAIQLSWNPPAGYPTGLLNNLTYEVVIGTTSNGFDVRTPMSDINTGERRLSMRGSVEGTSLRIQGLASGTTYYWRVQAIDAKFNGSPFSAEGTFTINSTAPTTASFLDVTNSEFVTVPAGLASGSMEWVDYDVDGDMDFIMNGAASFSPFIDIRTSLYTNAGGGNFALNPSVNFPALFSADLAWGDFNMDNQPDLVMIGLDINGDESTSLHLNTGSGTFSQLTGTGLGNVASGAIGVGDYDNDGDLDILLTGNNSINQATTKLFANQYIQTGTVSFVEDAVVSADLIDVRNSAVAFGDYDKDGFPDLAISGYSTSLGLPVTRIYQNQQDGTFLELSVPIAAGVQAASLAWGDANNDGYLDLAMSGENQFSNALTRILMFDPGSSQFFQLSTAFAPLESVKNGRVSWGDYNDDGFADLLVTGETDNGPVTDLYSNLADITSVASPFNTTFVRDDSSSVKLTDMGPSNAAFGDFDGDQILDIMMSGSINSSTQLFKLFRNTSATPNASPNVPLNLAATLKGFDVELSWDAPYAPAGLDSLITGGYSYAVYIRNLAGTNIYRTPTSNLTDGFHRLVGPGRESNNTKILISGLTPGTYQWTVQAIDQDYEGSDFPNFETFLYEDPVFIDSTIALFPLISPIALIDADLAYGDYSGDGYLDLIAIGRDQVGTPVSNLYIYDPAMNTFIVDQLNSAQITDVFDGSVAWADANNDGTLDLLVTGSTQTTVETDIYLNNGGSFSASNKVSLTGVTKGFGIWLDYDQDGDEDVLFGGENGTGQGITRLMENDGNASFTEVLVGVLPGLTLSDADAGDFNQDGHVDLVLLGETSTGNANTFLYQSDKEGGFKLIADGAVPDVKEGSVEFGDFNADGWIDLAISGSNNSGNNFLGGIYRNNQSGAFVATGAPFTPIKGGTLGWGDYNNDGYPDLIAAGQDAVVPATQSVRLYEYDQLGSTFVEKSTATQGFPQVGPDGAVAWGDLNQNGKLDLAVAGSVEGLASFALMANIEPSVPTTPAAPTGLESQIDGFDVRLSWDAPANLPAAITPGLSYNIYIGSTPSGVNVQSPEARLSDGERRMVHRGIVSDTTSLLIKDLDEGTYYWSVQAIDADFEGSPFASEEIFTFEFPTFESATALVFPGNNVGLAEGHVEWADVDLDGRLDLLTFGLGDNGAETHLFQNQPNGQFQDQTPANFPDLFQGDSEFGDFDADGDLDLIILGKTDNGQTGTWLFENLGNFQFAEVQAGFDSLYNGSATWGDMDYDGDLDLLLTGDPGAGTFAKIYENVGNGQFEVLEVVSAPVKRSEASWVDYNKDGHLDFLLSGEGAGGTTVSRMYRNTGNKTFDLLPLTGLPNLINATMDWADYNADGYPDLLITGTDSAGNGVAHVLRNNGGTTQFTRLTTFLPQVKDGDARWGDLNGDKLPDIVISGAEGNSLVHRVFQNNGAGFVEKDIASLPLVPLHQVSLALGDFDGNGKLDLASLGNADLSNPDYQLFAYRNIDTVSNETPQPPTGLVSVIDADTVTLFWTPPVNAQGNSYELALGTASGLSDVSPAHADLTSGQRTIVRNGGLGQASSWKLHDLPSGTYFWRIQSVDSDYEGSPFSSEATFTYVAPKFVDANHLVIPSQNGFGIASGDADWVDYDNDSDLDLVILGERGLGNLSTRIYRNTQGVLQADLVSSTDIDSLKFSSMAWADFDQDNDADVLVMGEDGAGNKQTYLYRNTGTGRFVSDARGDVFPELSEGDAAWADYDNDGDLDVMITGLNGNGAFSGLYRQEESGFVMDTLFDFPAVSNSAVAWGDFDADGDQDLALTGKNGSLRIAKIYRNLGIFGGFEELNASAANINACSNGSLDWADFDLDGDLDLLLSGETGGLTAVSQVYEYQAQNGTFQQVFGTGLTGISFGEAVWADINDDSYPDIILAGRPGSAGRAVEVHLNDGAGNFEMDDATSLAMDPADTGARLALGDLDEDGKIDVALAGWMATTNRSLKVYLNRDLTPNQTADIPANLDAVPDADSVVLSWDPPAIMPAGVSYNVVIGTSLGGTQEITPLSVIAGPDAGYRKVVSSGNVGPRPSHRVMGLAAGTYFWTVQVIDADYEGSPFAPWQSFEYEPGNLTDVSTIWLDSAMTGVDLATLKLADIDRDGFLDMLVMGQAEDGSPLTQLLSNQGGRGFVSLPVAGGLANIHSGDAEWEDFDLDGDMDVVMVGTDPNGAFADVFLNQNGQFVAKSAGIESLLMGKVATADYDNDGDIDFLICGENAQSNAVTILYENDGQANFTATANSFTVLAQGDVIWGDFNQDGYQDLVLAGEAVDGTKSAWLYQNEGNGSFTWIDDAFPNDFNPISLSLDMADFNNDGWQDLIASGTADGAAPFTQIFQRLDQEAIEFEALALSSPLEEVEFGNVKWGDYNDDGYPDILLTGKDGAGLPQTAIYLNQQNGEFEADTLVGALAPVGTGSAAAWGDLDQDGKLDVALAGRTGVDASSKVLRVYRNDEISSNVRYGQPENLSYVLEGSTLRLEWEPPAGIDSVLAQGMTYNLFLGTAPDEANIIPIEASLSGTYSGRRYVAEAGAIGNRTQWEVQGLQEGLTYYWGVQLVDQDFEGSEFATASFDFTPPAFEDITQTAFSGSVPTSLEDGTAEFVDLDQDGDLDLVVTGKAGFAMYETKVLINDNGQLSESATWSAGLPGVGFSTVSFSDYDRDGDVDMFIAGIQGNSQGPISKLFENTGTEFVEDLVNDEVLVDIKNAASDWGDYDRDGDEDLLISGVTDQEEPVVLIYRNVDGVLEIDGQASTDFAQIAGGSVAFGDYDFFQSNGLDVAISGRDVNGTGFTGVYRNDGTGRFSLVQELGQVQGKVSWGDIQQDGQLDILVSGINAVTQEPVSSLFRYAGEDQFEPFMGIELENLSGGTACFADYNDNGFSDILITGMAQGSFEMEARLYRNLGAGAFELDLLSSRDLDSADISIAAFGDVDKDGKLDIFSPFARSLGAAGYSFVLFSNIDSTQNETPGVPQNLRVTVEGPEVSVKWDAPQGVQSTTFPFTYNIYIGTAGNPAAIVAPLSRQNGNRMVVSMGNAGHGNTWAISGIPDGQYVCAVQAVDADFEGGAFTSPITFDFVNPVPIITQEFFPEVYPDSLPAVVSSISILTDTAIQDVEVHFKGIAEGEWNSVSVGNSGLTYEFPVDLAKVDEMGLEYYFKVISIYGFTAQTDTHFTYRYHSAGLDVTGLGFGRKPSDYNIVSFPLQLESPNFVDVLEDDLGRYRKRKWRLFRYTDSLLVEYEDGLERADHGLGYWLITRNEAPYNTGPGLVVKSNDRETYTWNLRRGWNQMGNPYPFNIAWEDIRAANPGVADSVVDPWVQFDNFFNAARNVLDAYQGAFVMAHEDVALKIPVRKNPSIQRQASYTADPVFSGVLGSESWNLPIEVSQGGAASRLGGVGVHPAATDSRDPLDRMAPPRFADFVELSFDHPEYFHQRFAYDVRPVSDSLVWSFQVVSNSPSELLVLNWPADINTSYQKSLYLLDVVNSQLVNMEEVSEYVAFGTGGSHQFQIFYGDPAFIREHAMPSTVHVGIPWPNPANDLIHFPVSVPEGDMEVEVQVELFDLAGKMVEVATPQWVKPGYQTITWNLGDLQSGTPAPGVYLCKVNVLGASGIQSSVYRIILQ